CGACGCGATCCCGCTGGTGCCGAGCCAGGGCAGCGTGGGCGCGAGCGGAGACCTCGCCCCGCTCGCGCACATGACCGCCGCGATGCTTGGCGAGGGCTGGGTCGAACTGAAAGGCGCGAAGATGCCCGCCGCCGAGGCGCTCGAGGCGATCGGCATGGCGCCGGTCGAACTGGGCCCGAAGGAAGGGCTGGCGATGATCAACGGCACGCAGGCCTCGACCGCGATCGCCTTGGACGCCTTCTTCAAGGGCCAGCGCGTGTTCGACGCGGCGATGGTGGCGGGCGCCATGTCGGTCGATGCCCTGAAGGGCAGCGTGAAGCCGTTCGACGAGCGCATCAGCGAATTGCGCGGCCATCGCAGCCAGGAGTTCGTCGCCCACGCCATGCGCGACTGGCTCGAAGGCAGCGAGATCGTCGACAGCCACCACCGCTGCGGCAAGGTGCAGGATCCCTACAGCTTCCGATGCCAGCCGCAGGTGATGGGCGCCTGCCTCGACCTGATCACCAAGGTCGCGCAGATGCTCGAGGTGGAAGCCAATGCGGTGACCGACAATCCGGTGCTCTTCGGCGCCGAGGGCGAAGAGGCCGACGAGGCGATTTCGGGCGGCAATTTCCATGCCCAGCCGGTGGCCTTCGCGGCCGACATGCTGGCCATGGCGCTCTGCGAGGTCGGCAGCCTGTCGGAGCGCCGCACGAGCGTGCTGGTCGATCCCAAGATGAGCGGACTGCCCGCCTTCCTGATCGACGATGGCGGGGTGAATTCGGGGCTGATGATCCCGCAGGTCACCGCCGCCGCGCTAGTCAGCGAGAATAAGGCGCTGGCCCATCCGGCGAGCGTGGATTCGATCCCGACCAGCGCGGGGCAGGAAGACCATGTCTCCATGGCTCCGATCGCGGCGCGCAAGGCGGGGCAGATTGCCGAAAATGCGGCGGGCGTGATCGCCGTCGAACTGATCGCGGCGGCGCAGGGGGTCGACTATCACGCGCCCCTGAAGACCAGTCCCAAGCTGCAGACGATCCATGCAAAGGTGCGAGAGCATTCGGCCTATCTCGAAAGCGACCGCTATTGGGCCGACGAAATGGCCGCGCTCCAGGCAGCGGTGCTGGCGGGCGAAATCGCCTGACGGAAAACGGCGTCACATCGCGCCGACTTGGCGGAAATCGACGCGGCGGCGTTCGTTTTCAGCTGAGAACGCCGAATTTTGCGGATCGCCGCCCGGCACCTTTACCGGACCCCGTCGTGGGCCATAACTCTCTCCGCGTGGGTGGCGTAAGGGGGAGTGAAATCGATGTTCGAGCTTGTTGAGGCCCTCTTTCTGGCCCCTGAGGCGGCGCCGGTCGAGCCGATCGCTTTCACGCTTCGACCCGACCCCGTGGCCATCAACCACGCACTCGAAAAGCGCAGGGTCCCCGCGCTCGCTTATGCGAGCATGCGCGATTGCCGGCTGGAAACGGTCGGCTATTTCGGGATCGTTGACAAGGCGGCGCAGCGTCCCGCGGGGCCCGACACGCTATGGGAAGCGGCCTCGCTGACCAAGTCGGTCTTCGGCTATCTCGTCATGCGACTGGTCGAGGACGGCAAGATCGAGCTCGACGCCCCGCTCGCCGACGACATGGATGCGCCGCGCATTGCCGACAAGGCGCGCTATGCCCGCCTTACGCCCCGCCTCATCCTCCAGCACCAGAGCGGCCTGCCCAACTGGGCGGACGATGTGGACAACAAGATTCAGCTGACCGAACCACTCGATTTCATCGCCGAGCCGGGTGAGGGGTTTCACTATTCGGGCGAGGCCTACCAGCTGCTTGCGATCCACGTGCAGAACCGCACCAACATGACGCTGCACGAGATCTTTCGTCATTACCTCGGGGAGGTGATGCCTCGAAGCAGCTTCGAGCGCACCCCCGACGGCATGGTCCCCGCCATCGGCTATTTCCCGATTGGCGAGCGTGAATTTGCCATCCCTGCCTTTCCCTCGCGCCCTGCGGCGGCGCCCGGCGGTCTGGTGACCACACCGACCGACTTTGCCGCCTTCATGGGACATCTCTGCCGCGAGGAAGGCCTGTCGCCGGCGGGCTATGAGGAGATGCTGGGGGTGCGCAACAGCATCGAACCCACGCCGCAGGATCGCCGCCGCCGGATCCACACCAGCGGCTATGGTTTCGGCTTCGCGGTCGAGCGTTACGGCGACCGCGAGACCATCTACCATTATGGCCACAACGGCAATTTCGAGGCGCTTTATCTCTATGATCGAATGGCGCGTGACGGGATCGTCTATTTCACCAATGCCAAGGGCGGGGATGCGGTGATCCACGATGTCGCGGGTCTCTATCCGTGGGAAGAGGCGGAGGAATGAGGCCGCTTGCTCGCCTCCCTTTGCTTCTCCTGTTTCTGGTTGGCCTCGTCGCGAGCCCGGCGCATGCGCACGACCTCGCCGCCGATCTCGACGCGATCGCGCAGCGTCATTTCGAGGAGGCCCGCCTGCCTGGCCTTGCCGTCGCCGTAGTAAATGACGGGCGGCTGGTCTATCAGGGCACCTTCGGCGACGCGCGTCCGGGCGTGCCGCTGACCCCCGCGCATGCCTTTCACGTGGCCTCGCTGTCCAAACCCTTCGTGGCGACGGCGATCATGTTGCTGGTCGAGGAAGGCCAGTTGGGGCTCGACGACCCGGTCGTGCGCCACCTCCCCTATTTCCCTTTCGACCCAGCCATCACGGTTCGACAGATGTTGAGCCATAGCTCGGGGCTGCCAGACGTGACGGATTATGGCTGGGATCGCCCGGACTATGATGACGCTGCCGCCGAACGCTATGTCCGCTCGCTGGAGCGCGGGACGGCGCTGTTCGTGCCGGGCGAGGATCGGGTCTATTCGAACATGGCTTTCGATGTTCTCGGCGACCTCATCGCCAAGGTGTCGGTCGTGCCGTTCGAACAATATGTCGAGACGCGGCTGCTCCGCCCCGTGGGGATGCTGACCAGCAGCTTTTTTTATCCCGACATCCCGTTTGCCAACCGTGTATTCGGTCATGAGGGCGAGGAGCGCCGCCGGGTCGCTCACCATCCCTACAACCGGCCGCATGCGCCCTCATCGACGCTCAATGCCTCGCTCGGCGACATGGTGCAGTGGATGCAATTCAATTTGCAGCGCGGGGTGGTCGGAACCCGAGAGATCCTCGGCAAGGACAGTTTCGAGGGGCTCTGGTCGGCGCAAAGTGCTGATGGGCGCAACGGGTTGAGCTGGTTTCGCTATGCCGACGGCGATCGATGGTCGGTCTATCACGGCGGCGCCGACACGGGCTTTCGCGCGCGCATCAGCCTCTATCCCGACGAGGGGATGGGCATCGTGATCCTGTCCAATTGGGACGGGTTCGATTACGGCCCACTCTACTTCGAGTTGCTGGGCGCGCTCGCCGACTAGCGGAAATTGCGTCCCTTGGGAATGCAATCGACATTGCGCGGGTGGATGCCGGTGGTGCGGCCGGCGTGTTGGCCGGGGAGCGTGCCGCTGCCGCCGCCCATGACTTCGTCGCCGCGTCCTCCATGGGGCGCCCACGCTCCGCCGCCGTCGCCGCGACCCTGGGTGGGGGCGAGAAGATCGTCCGACAGGTGCGAGAGCAGCGCGGTGTCGTCCTCCAGATGCGCCGCGATGACGTGGACGACGGCGTCGTCATGCTGGACGATGCCCGTCACTTTCAACAGCCGCGCGCCCATGACGATGGGGCGATAGGCCTCGAACGCATCGGGCCAGACGACGAGATTGGCGACGCCGGTTTCATCCTCGATGGTGGTGAAGCACACGCCCTTGGCGCTGCCCGGGCGCTGGCGGATGAGGACGAGCCCCGCGAGGCTGACCCGCCGCCCATAGCGCATGTCGCGAAGCTCGCCCGCCGTCACGCAGCCGCGCGCCGCATAATGGCCGCGCAGGAACTGCATCGGATGCGCCTTCAGGCTCAGCCGGGTCGTCTGGTAATCGGTCACCACCTGTTCGGACGGCGGCATGGCGGGCAGGCGCACCTGCTCGACCTCCCAGCCCTCGTCGCGCGCATCGGCCGCCTCGAACAGCGGCAGCGCGGGCGCGCCCTTCAGCGCCTTGGCGTCCCATAGCGCGGCGCGGCGATCGAGCTTCATCGAGCGAAAGGCATCGGCCTCGGCGAGCTTCTCGACCCCCGCGACCGAAATCCCCGCGCGCTTCTTCACCTCCTCGACGCTGGCATAAGGCGTGGAGGCGCGCGCTGCGACAATTCGGGTGGCGTCGTCGAGCCGGAGGCCATCGACCTGCCGGAAACCGAGCCGCAGCGCCATGCGCGGGCTCGGTATCGGTAAGCTGTCGGGCGCCCAGGCACCGGTCGGCAACGCGGTCGAGCCCCAGCTGCGGTGCTGCGCCACCGGCTCCCTATCGGTCGGCTCGAGCGTGCAGTCCCAGTGGCTGTGATTGACGTCCACCGGCCGCACCTCGACCCCATGTTCGCGCGCGTCGCGGACGATCTGCGCGGGCGCGTAGAACCCCATCGGCTGGCTGTTCAATAAAGCGGCGGCGAAGGCGGCGGGATAGCGCCACTTTAGCCAGCTCGACACGTAGACGAGCAGCGCGAAGCTCGCCGCATGGCTCTCGGGGAAGCCATATTCGCCGAAGCCGCGGATCTGGTGGAAGCATCGCTCGGCGAATTCTGGGTCGTAGCCGCGCTCCACCATCCGTCCGACCATCTTGTCCTGCAACAGGTCGATGGTGCCTCTGCTGCGGAAGGTCGCCATCGCCTTCCTCAGCTGATTGGCCTCGGCGGAGGAGAATTTCGCCGCATCGAGCGCGATCTTCATCGCCTGTTCCTGGAACACGGGCACGCCCAGGGTTCGCCGCAGGATACGCTCCAGTTCGTCCGGCGGGCCATGATCGGGGTCGGGGCAGGGGTAGACGACGGGCTCGCGCCCCTGCCGCCGCTTGAGGAAGGGATGCACCATGTCGCCCTGGATCGGGCCGG
The nucleotide sequence above comes from Sphingomicrobium arenosum. Encoded proteins:
- the hutH gene encoding histidine ammonia-lyase; translation: MITLIPGNVCLHDLKRLWEGAPCQLHDGAKADIEDSHAVVTRIVAGGETVYGVNTGFGLLASEKIPPERLAELQRNLILSHSCGLGAPLPTRVTRLMMILKLIGLGRGASGVRLELVEALQGMVDADAIPLVPSQGSVGASGDLAPLAHMTAAMLGEGWVELKGAKMPAAEALEAIGMAPVELGPKEGLAMINGTQASTAIALDAFFKGQRVFDAAMVAGAMSVDALKGSVKPFDERISELRGHRSQEFVAHAMRDWLEGSEIVDSHHRCGKVQDPYSFRCQPQVMGACLDLITKVAQMLEVEANAVTDNPVLFGAEGEEADEAISGGNFHAQPVAFAADMLAMALCEVGSLSERRTSVLVDPKMSGLPAFLIDDGGVNSGLMIPQVTAAALVSENKALAHPASVDSIPTSAGQEDHVSMAPIAARKAGQIAENAAGVIAVELIAAAQGVDYHAPLKTSPKLQTIHAKVREHSAYLESDRYWADEMAALQAAVLAGEIA
- a CDS encoding serine hydrolase domain-containing protein; amino-acid sequence: MFELVEALFLAPEAAPVEPIAFTLRPDPVAINHALEKRRVPALAYASMRDCRLETVGYFGIVDKAAQRPAGPDTLWEAASLTKSVFGYLVMRLVEDGKIELDAPLADDMDAPRIADKARYARLTPRLILQHQSGLPNWADDVDNKIQLTEPLDFIAEPGEGFHYSGEAYQLLAIHVQNRTNMTLHEIFRHYLGEVMPRSSFERTPDGMVPAIGYFPIGEREFAIPAFPSRPAAAPGGLVTTPTDFAAFMGHLCREEGLSPAGYEEMLGVRNSIEPTPQDRRRRIHTSGYGFGFAVERYGDRETIYHYGHNGNFEALYLYDRMARDGIVYFTNAKGGDAVIHDVAGLYPWEEAEE
- a CDS encoding serine hydrolase domain-containing protein, giving the protein MRPLARLPLLLLFLVGLVASPAHAHDLAADLDAIAQRHFEEARLPGLAVAVVNDGRLVYQGTFGDARPGVPLTPAHAFHVASLSKPFVATAIMLLVEEGQLGLDDPVVRHLPYFPFDPAITVRQMLSHSSGLPDVTDYGWDRPDYDDAAAERYVRSLERGTALFVPGEDRVYSNMAFDVLGDLIAKVSVVPFEQYVETRLLRPVGMLTSSFFYPDIPFANRVFGHEGEERRRVAHHPYNRPHAPSSTLNASLGDMVQWMQFNLQRGVVGTREILGKDSFEGLWSAQSADGRNGLSWFRYADGDRWSVYHGGADTGFRARISLYPDEGMGIVILSNWDGFDYGPLYFELLGALAD